The genomic window GATCCTGGACGGTGCCCGCCTCGACGGCGTCGTCCATGGTCTTCTTGGAGGCGGTCAGCAGGAGATCGCCCGGGGCGCCTTCCTTGAGCTGGGAGACCAAGTCGGAGGAGCCGGCGTTCTGGAACTTCAGCTCGGCCGGCGGGTCGAGCTCGTCGGCGGCGGCCTGCAGGTCTTCGTTGAGCACGCGGGTGGAGGAGGCGGCCAGCATGTTGAGCTCCACGGAGCTGCCAGAGCCGGCGGTGCTATCGGCGTTGCTGTCCGATGTCGATTCCGTCGACGGGGCGCAGGCGGCAGCGAACAACGTGGCGGCGGCTGTGCAGCTGGCGAGAACGCGCTTCACCATGGAGACATATTCCTTTCACGCTACAATCGAGAACACACCCATCCCATCTACCCTAGTAGATCGGCTTTTCTTGGACGCGTGTTCAACTTATTCTACATGCCCGTCGGCCCGCGGTCGGCCAGACGTCGGCATGGGGGTAGAAACGGGTGCGCTTGCCGGAGCGCGTGGGGTTTCCGGTTGGTAGCAGGAATTAGTACCATAAAACCTGTGCAAAAAGACCGTGTAGCCTACCGCGTAGTGTTCCTGGCCTTCGCCGGGGTGGCGCTGCTGGCCGGCCTGGCGGCGGGGGCCTCCCTGCTGGGGGTGTTCAACGCCGCGGCGCCGGTAGCGGATCTGCACGGCCCGCTGATGGTCTTCGGCTTCGTCGGCGGGGCCATCGGGCTGGAGCGCGCGGTCGCGGTGCGGCGCGCGTGGGCCTGGGCCGGTCCGGCCGCCCACGTTGCCGGCGTGGTGGCGCTGTTGTTACCCGCGGCGGCGGGCGCGGATCTGCCGGCGCTGGTGCCCGGGGCGCTGTTTGCGGCCAGCTTCGGCGCGCTGGGGGCAATCTACGTGGCCATCTATCGCCGCCAGCCGACCGTGTCGGTGGTCGTGCAGGCAGCCGGCGTGGTGGCGGCCGTGATGGCGGCGCTGCTGTGGGGGATGACGGGCCGTTTTACGACCGTGCTGCCGCTGGCGGTGGCGTACGTGGTGGCCACCATCATCGGCGAGCGCATGGAGCTGGCTCGCCTGTCGGTGGCCGGCACCCGCGCCGAGGTCCAGCTGACCTGGCAGGTGCTGTCCATGGTGCTGGCCGCCGTCGTCTTCGCCGTGGCCCCGTGGCTGGGGCACGTGCTGGTCGCGCTGGGACTAATCGTGGTGGCTGCGACCGCGCTGCGCGTCGACGTGGCCGTTAACCTGGTGCGCTCGCGGGGCCTGCCGCGCTATTCTGCCGCGTGCATGCTGGGCGGCTATTTCTGGCTGGTACTGGCCGGCTTTACCTGGCTGGCCTACGGCTCCGGCGCGGAAGGCTATGCCTACGATGCCGCCGTCCACGCCGTCTTCTTGGGCTTCGTCATGTCCATGATCTTCGCGCATGCGCCCATCATCTTGACCGCCGTGGTCCACCGCCGGCTGCCGTACCGCCGGGTGCTCTATGTCCCAGTGGTGCTCCTCCACGGCGGGCTGGCCACGCGCCTGGCCGGGGATTTTCTGGCCCAGGACGCGATATATACCGTCGGCGGGGTGATAACCCTCGTGGCCGTGCTGGTCTTCGTGGGTACTGGGCTGGTGTTGACCCTGCGGGGTGGTCGCCGTGCAGATTAATCTCGGCGCAGTCAGCGACGTCTCCTTGCGGGCGAGGTCGCGGTGGCACACGGCCGCCGGCGCGCTTATCGGGGCCTGGGTCTTAGTCGGCCTGGCCGTCGCGGTGGCCTACCACCTCGGCGGGCCCGTGGTCTGGTGGGATTTCATCCACACCTTCACCCTCGGGGTGGTCACCACCGCCATCGTGGTCTATTCCACGCACTTTACTGAGGCCTTAACCCGCACACCGACGGCCAGCTACCGCGGCGTGGCTGCCCGCGTGGTGCTGGTCCAGGTCGGGCTGGTCGGCCTGCTGGTGGACCGGGCCGGCTATTGCTGGTCCCTACTTGCCGATGCCTCCTGCGCCCTCATCCTCCTCGCCGCCGCGTGGCAGGTGGCCGTCATCGTGACCCGCCTGCGCCGTTCCCTGTCCGGGGCCTTTGCGGTGACGGTGCCGTTTTATGTGGCGGCCTTCGGCTGCTTTATCGCCGCGGTGGCGCTGGCGGTGCTGGCGGGCAGGGGCATCGGCGGCTATACGGGGCTGATTGCCGCGCACTCGCGGCTGATGGTCTGGGGCTTTGCCTGGCTGACCATCCTGGGCACGGTCGTGACCCTGCTGCCCACGCTCACGGGCACGGCGATTAGTCCGACAGCGCGGGCCCGGTGTACGCGCTCGCTGGTGGTCCACGCCGTGGGGCTGGCGGCAGCCGCGGCGGGGCTGATCGCCGGGGCGGAGCTGGTCGCCGGCTTCGGGATGGCGCTGGTGGCGCTAGCCAGCGGCATGCTCGTCGTGGCCGTGGTGAGCTCCGTTCTAGCCCAGGGGCCGGGGCTAAATACCGCCAGCCTGTCCGTGCTGTGCGGGCTGGGCTGGATGTGGGCCGTAAACGCCGCC from Corynebacterium confusum includes these protein-coding regions:
- a CDS encoding beta-carotene 15,15'-monooxygenase; this encodes MQINLGAVSDVSLRARSRWHTAAGALIGAWVLVGLAVAVAYHLGGPVVWWDFIHTFTLGVVTTAIVVYSTHFTEALTRTPTASYRGVAARVVLVQVGLVGLLVDRAGYCWSLLADASCALILLAAAWQVAVIVTRLRRSLSGAFAVTVPFYVAAFGCFIAAVALAVLAGRGIGGYTGLIAAHSRLMVWGFAWLTILGTVVTLLPTLTGTAISPTARARCTRSLVVHAVGLAAAAAGLIAGAELVAGFGMALVALASGMLVVAVVSSVLAQGPGLNTASLSVLCGLGWMWAVNAADAASLAVGAFPRAITLQLLPVFLLGGLLQLVTGVLHHLLPTLRGGEPAVVHRTRKAAGAGGIARLVCLNVGAALILEGNLGGPAGTAGLILVGLALLANVVVIATVVAIVGRKHD